ATACGAGCATCCGACCCAGAAGCCGGTCGCTCTTCTGTCGGAGTTGATCTACAATAGTACCAAACCCGGCGATGTCGTCCTCGATGCGTTCGTTGGGAGTGGTTCGACTGCCGTCGCAGCAATCCAGTCGAACCGCGATATCATCGGCTTCGAGATCGATGAGGAGTATCGACCGGTCATCGAACGGCGGATCAGCGAGGCACAACGGCAGGTTGAGAGTGATGCCAATAGCAATAGTTAGTAATACGATTTCTATTCAGAATAAGTGTAAGAATCAGATCCTTATCCAAATTACCATATTTGATCTTTTACTATGTAGGATTATGGTAAAAGTGGACTCGAAAGGGCGAATCGTTCTCCCACAGGGGATACGGGAGGACCTCGGTATCACCCCCGGAACTGAAGTCGAAATCTATGAAAAAGACGGGAAAGCCATCGTTGAACCGGAAGACGACCCCGAACAAATTATCGAACGAATGGAAGAACTCATCGCGGGAATATCCGCTGACAGACAACCCATACCATACGACGAACTCGACCCGCAATCGAAAGACCACGTAGATACGATTTGCAGACGACAAAGATGAGCAGTGCAAATCAAGCGAAATGAGGGTTCCGATGGGTTCCGATATAGACTACGGCGCCGTTGATCCACCTCCAGAAAAGTCACCGACGGAGTACAGTTACGTCGAACGGCGAGCCGAGATAGCGAAACTCATCGAACAACAGGGTCATCCGCACGGCTTCAACAAGGCAGAACTCGGTCGTCGGTATGGCGTCTCGCGGACACAAATCCGGAAAGATCTCGATCGGCTGAAGGACTACTATACTGATCGACTTGGGATCGACGCAAAGGTTGAAAGCGAACTCGCGTATCGCAAGATCGTCCGCGAACATCTCGATAATGGCGACTACGAGAAAGCTCGTCGAGCGCTGGATTCTTGGAATGGATGGCTGTTCGACGTTGGCGCACAGGAGAAGGCACCCGACAAACACGAGCATCAGCATGGGAGCCTCGAAGAGGCATTCATGGCCGATCTCCGGAACGCCGCAGGTAAAGACGAGTGAGTACAACGAAGCCATCCAGATCGGTGTCGTCACCGAAACCCCCGTCGCACTACTACGACCGGGCAACCAGCGGCGACGTCACGTGGCTCGAGGACGCCATCGAGGACTACCTCGGGCTGTTCGTTACGCCCGCCCAACAACAGATTTGCCGGGCTCTCCTCCAGAACGAGAATCTCCTCGTGATCACCGCAAATGGGCTCGGCAAATCATACATTCTCGCCGCCATCACGAACGTCTGGCTGTGTTGTCTCTACCCAGCGGTCGCGTTTGCGACGTCGGGGACCGAGAAAAAGATGCGCCGGACGTACTGCCGGCCTGTCGAGTCCCTCCATGACAACGCTCGGATCCCGCTACCGGGGACGTATAAGAAACAGCCTGACCGAATCGATTTCGAGGAGGATCCGGAACAGTACTTCGAGGCCAGCTCGCCAAAGGATGCTGGCGAGCTCGAAGGTGTCCACTCGGCGTATACCCTCGCGATCATCGAGGAGGCCGACAAGGACGACGTCGACCACGACGTGATCGAGGCGATGGAATCGCTGGTCACGGATGAGCGCGACCGGATCATTGCGATCGCCAACCCTCCCGATGATGAGATCAACTGTGTGTACGATCTGATGCAGGATCCGGAATGGGAGACGGTCCAGTTCAGTTCCTTCGAGAGCCATAACGTACAGGTCGAGGTCGGGGAGACCGATGGTGAGATGATTGACGGGCTCGCGACGTTGCACAAGATCAAGAAAGACTGGCGGAGGTACAACACGCGGCCTTGGCCAGGCGTCGACGAAGCTCGCCACTCCTACGGTGAGACTGGTCTCGGAAAGTGCTGGTATAAGCGCAGGCTCGGTCGCATCCCTCCGGGCAACGCAGCTGTTCACCGTCCGTTTGATCGCGATGCAATCGAGGCGGCATTCGATCGCGATGACGTTGAACCCATGGGCCCGCCGCTCGGGATTGGCGTCGACGTCGCTCGGAAAGGTGGAGATAAGAACGTCATCGCACTCGCCTACGAGAACCAAGTGAGCATTCTTGATTTTTGGCAAGGTCTCGATCACAACGAGAACGAGGCCCGGATTCGTCGACGGCTCAAGGACAACTGGGAGCCACGGCTCGCGATCGACTCGACCGGCGAGGGCTCGGGGCTGGCAGACCGTGTTGACAATTTCTATCCCAACATGTACCGATTCGACGCCGGTCGCAACGCCACGCAGGAAACCAAATGGGACGACTGCTGGGCAGAGGGGCTCAACATGCTCGGGTCGTTCATGAAAGAAGGTGGATCGATCTCGAACCGGCTACTGCGAGAGGAATTATTCGCAGCTGCTCGGACCGTCGAGTACTCACAGAAGTTTATTGGATCTCGCGGAGCGGATGGCGCGACGGTCTACACAGCGACGTCGAAGGAGGCAGTCAAGGATCATCTCGAGCGGTCGCCGGACTATCTCGACGCTGCCTACATGGCTGTCTGGGCACGAGACGCGGAGCCGGAGCAAAACGAGATCTCCGGAACATGGGGAGGTACCTGGTCTAGCTTTTAGTCATGAGTGACAATACCGAGGTCGTCGACGAACCAGAACCGGAAACGTACGAGCTGACCGCTGGTCAGATCGAGGATATGGGGGCCCGGTTCGCGATCATGGGAGCGCTCGGGCAGCAGTTCGGTGGCGATCGCGACCTCTACGATACCTTCGGGTGGATCAAAGATCCCGACATCGACGACTTTTATGCCAACTATCTTAGGAACCCGTACGCCCGTGCCGTCGTCGATGCACCGGTCGCGACGTCATGGCGGGGCGCTCCGGAGATCTTCGATGATGCCGAGACCGACGAACAAACCGAATTCGAGAGCGAGCTCGAAACGCTCGTAGACGAGCATCGACTCTGGCACTATGGAGAGCGCTCCGACAAGCTCTCAGGGATCGGAGAGTACGGAATCCTCATCATCGGGTTTGATGACGGTGCTTCTAACTTTGCTGAACCGGTTCAACAGTCGAATATCGACGTCGGAGGGCTCAACTGGCTTCGTCCTCTGAGTCAGAAATCTGTAAAGAAAATCCGATTCGGCGAAATGGGATCGGGTCGGTGGGGACGTCCGATCGCCTATAAAATCGATCTAACAGATGAAAACGACGAGGAGGCGGTCTGGGTCGACGATAAGGAGCGCTGGATTCACTGGTCTCGGGTAGCTCATATGGCTGAGGAGCTCCTGGACGACGAAGTCCGAGGGACGCCCCGACAGGAGCCAGTTTTAAATCCGCTAACTGACATCGAAAAGACGCTCGGCAGCGCAGCGGAGCTCGCCTATCGCGGGGCGGACTACGGTCTCCATGCGAACGTCGATCCTCAATACAAGCTTGAAGACGGGGGCGAGAATCTCGATGCGGAGCTGTTCAAGTTCGTTCACGATCTACAGCCCGTTATCCGGACGGAAGGCGTCGACATCGAAAAGCTCGAAGGGGCGGACATCGATCCTTCGCCGATCATCAACGCCGAGATCGAGGCGATCAGCGCTCAGACCGGTCTCCCTCAGTCGGTGCTGAAAGGCAACGAGACTGGCGAGCGTGCCACAACGCAAGATCTCAAGGAGTGGTACGGGAAGATCTCCGAGCGTCGCGAGCAGTTCGTCACGCCTACGATCGTCCGCCAGCTCATCGATCGACTCGTGAAATTTGGGGTGTTGCCAGCACCGCAAGGGGGCCAGCGCGCCTACACGGTCGAGTGGCCTCCGCTCGAGGAGGACAGCGCTCAGGAGATCGCAGACGTGCAGGTCTCGCGAGCGGAGGTCATCGATTACATCGCAAACTACGTGCCCTCGATGGACTCCGGTGATATCGTCGAATTCGTCGAGGAGGGTGACTTTCCCGAGATTGAGTCGGAGGAGGTGGTCACGGATGTCGACGAGAGCGACCCACAAGTGCAGCAGTTTATGCAGCAGGCATTCGGGCCCCAGGAACCGCAACAGAACGGCGAAGGGCAGCAGCCGGTGGAGGCTGATGATTGATGTCCAGTAGCACATACGCTGGCAATGAATCCCAAGACTTGACAAAAACCACTACATTGCACAGACGGGAATTTGCCCCCGCACTGACCAAGCGATTCCGACGGCTGAAGGGACTGATCCTCGCGACGATCGGCTACGAGTATGACGCCCTCCGACTCAAGCAATCCGAGGTCGGATCAGTCACCGCGGCAGAGCCGGCTCGATCGTTCAACTTCTCATCACGCGCCGAGGCAGAGGAGGAGTTCATGCGGTGGCTGCAGCAGGCGATCGATGAGGACGTCGTCGAGCGCCTTGATCAGGCACAGATCCGTGACGGTCAGCACTACACAGCTCGCTATATCCGGAGCGCATACGATCGCGGTCTCGACGACGCAGCTCGCCGGCTGCAGGAGGCTGGCTACAATGTCGACACAGAGCAACTCCAACAGACATTCCAGATGCCGATCCACGAGGAGGCTGTCCGCGATCTCTACACGCGCACGTTCAACGAGTTGGAGGGGATCACGGACGACATGCAAGAGGAGATCCGCGAGACGCTATCGGAGGCGTTCGTTGATGGCTGGAATCCCAAGAAAGCGGCCTCAGAGATCAACCAAAATGTCGATAATATTGGTCTCACCCGCGCGCGTACCTTATCCAGGACGGAGCTCTCGAATTCCTATAACACGGCCTCAGCGAAGCGATATCAACGTATGGGAATCCGACAGGTCCGAGTGCTAACCAAGAATCCGTGTCTGCTCTGTACTGCAGTCGCTGCAGACGGGCCCTATTCGGTGCAGGAGGCTGTAGGGCTCATTCCCATACATCCGAACTGCGTATGCACCATAGCTCCACTCCCGCTTGAGGCTCGTGCCAGCTGGAATCCTCGGCTCGTCAGTCGTCATGGCCGACTTAAAGCTCGTCTGTGCCGCCATAATCACGTGAATGAACTGGATTCACGTCAAAATCGCACCATAGTATAAATGTAGAGGCGTTTCGGAGGGGTGCAACGTGGTGATGCCGTGGAATCCGTGGAATCGGTGGCTCTGTTGAAATCCTATTTATTCAATTTGTTATATGGTGGATTATTCAGGAAGTATTGTGCCTAATTATCGATACTCTCGGCTTCGTGAGCTTGGCCGTGTGGACCTCACAATTTGGTTTCCGGAGATCAGCGAAAATTATCGAAGTTGGTGAGTTAGATCCGAAGAAAGTAGCCCACCGGCAGACTTATCTATACATGCAACCGTCTAGTTGCATGTTGTCCCATGACCTCTAACGACGACGTGTTCCGGGCGCTCGCCGACAGTACCCGGCGGTTGATCTTGGTGGAGCTGACGGACAACAGTGAACAGACGCTTTACGAACTCTGTACGCGCCTGACCATGAAGCACGACGTCGATATGTCTCGGCAAGGAGTGAGCAAGCACCTCGACGTTCTCATTGAGGCCGGGCTGGTCGCCTCAACCCGGCGGGGCAAGTACAAGGTCCTGGAGTTCGCGGGCGCAGACCAGCTCAAGACGGTAGCAACCTGGCTGGACCGCCTGGCCGAGAACAACACAGACACGGAAACTGAGAAGAGATAAAAAATGGAAATCACCGTAACAAGCGTACCCGTAGACGACCAGCAGAAGGCCTTGGAATTCTACACGAATGTCCTCGGCTTCGAAAAGAAGACCGACGAACCAGTAGGCGAGGCGAGCTGGCTGACCGTTGTCGGACCTAACTCGCACGATGGCGTTGAGCTGCTCCTAGAACCCACACAGAACCCGATAGTAGCAGAGGAGCTTGAGGCCTACCGCGAGGCACTCGTCACCAACGGCATACCCTGGACCACGTTCGGCTGTGAGGACGTAGAGGCCGAATACGAACGCCTGAGCGAGCAAGGCGTCGAGTTTACACAGGAACCGATGACCGCTGGGGGCGTCACGACGGCCGTCTTCGACGATACGTGCGGGAACCTTATCCAGATCCACCAGCAGTGAGATGGACGTGGTGGATCACGCCAACCACCCGATGCCGACAGTGGCACGAAACTTCTAATGGTATCAACAATATCACTCATTTCAGTTTCCCCTCATCTGGGTGATACGTATTTATGCGGGCGCTCCTGAGAGGCTGGTTGGTACTGAGATTTCAATAGAGACGTTCGATCAAATGATCCTGACCGAACAATGCGGTGCGAGCCCGCATGCGCCCCCCGTGTCGCTACTACCGTTGAGGGCCAACATAGAGGCTCGAAAGCCCCCGAGGTTCATCATCTCTCTTTGACCTCTTTACTCCCAATGACCCGCGGTGGCGAGGGTCCATTTTCGTACGATTTAATCATGACAACAGACATTCGCGTACCGACACGTGCGTTTTCGTTGCAAGCAAGCGACAGCTTTGATCCCGATGACGGGCCCTGGACGGTCTCCGGGGTCGCAGTCGGCCCGGGTGACATCCTCCACATGGACGACGGGACGCCCGTCCTCATGACGGAAGATGAACTTCGCAAAGCCGCACAGACACAAGCCGGACAGCCACTCTCAGTCGACCATCCAACGGATGAGAGCGGGAAGCCGCTCTACCCGCCACCGACAGACGAGACGGCGGGGAAAGTACCAAAGGCTGGCTATGTCGATGGTCGGGGATTGGCCTATGAGGCTAACGTCCACGATCCAGAGGTCGCTCGCGGACTTCACGCCGAGAACCTCGAGGTATCGGTCCATCCGCAGTTTAAAAACGGCGGAAACGACCCCGACACCGGTGCGATCATCGCCAAAGACATTCAGTTCAAAGATCTGAGTGTCGTCAGCAAGGGCGATTCGCCGAGCAACCAAGCTCGGTGGGGAGCCAGTCACGAGCTCGCAGCATGGGTGCATTCGGGAGCCCTTGACAACGAACTCGCAGACGCCAGCGATGGGGTCGATCCAGTCGACCCGGAGGGCTTCGCCCAGCGCTTTTTCGGTGAGCTTCGCTCGCTGTTCGCGAACGAAAACGGCGGAGAGCAATCTGACGAGTCGGCGGAAGCGGAATCCGACACTGGGACAGACCCAGACCCAACAGACGATTCAGGTAATATGACTAACAGAAAACAGTTCATTGAGACGCTCGTCGAGAGCCACGGCTTCGGAGAGGACTTTTTCGAGGACATGGACGACGATCGGATCGGTCAGATGCACAGCAACCTCGTCGACTCGGATGATCCGAGTGACGGTGATGGGGGCAAGAACAAGGAGCAGAAAACGGAGAACAACGTCGTCGAGCTCGATATCGGCGATCACGACAGTGTTGACGACTATATCGGTACGAAGGTCGAGGACGCGGTCGAGGCGACGGCAAGCCGCAATCAGCGGACCGCCATGATCGACGAGATCGTGGCAGCGAAGGACGACGTCGACGCGGACGATCTCAAGGACACGCCCGAGAGCGTGCTCGAGGAGATGCACGCCAGTATCGCGATGTCGCCCGAACTGCCGGGAGCGACCGGTCGACACACGGCGATGGCCGGTGCATCAGACGATGACGACGATCTCGACGCCTACGGAACGGGCGTCTACTGATTTCTGAGATGAAATTATGGCAAATTCCATCATTGCGAGCCTTGAGGACGGCGAAGCGTACGAGGAGTTCCCCGCCGCGTCGGTTATCACACCCGGGGAAGGTCTCGAATTGGTCGTTAACGGCGGCGAGGAACAGGTTCAGCCTGTCTCGACGGCGGGACAGCCCGGGACATGGGTTGCTCGCGAACAGCGAAATCCGCCACGAGCAGGCACTGGCAACCCGATCGACCAGAACTATGTGGTTGGTCGGAACGTCGAGGTTATGAAATTCAATCGCAACAGCGAAGGACGAACGCGTCTCGCCTCGGGAGCCGATCTCGCGACGGCAGCGAATGCGAATGTCTCAGAGGGTGATCTACTCGAATGGTATTCTGACGGAACGCTCAAGACGGGCGTCTCCGGGACGGCGGTCGCACGAGCTCGTGAAGCAATCGATAACTCTGGCGCGGCGGCGGGCGAGAATCCGGTCATCCTCGCGGAGTTTCTCTAGGTGATTTAAATGTCAACTGCAGATACCGCAACTATCTCTGACCCGCAGGTATTCGAGGCAGGAGCATCGCTAACGGCGCAGCGAGCGCTGTTCAATCCGGTCCGCACAGTTCGCGAGCATGCACTCAAGCAACTCCGAGCACAGTCCGTCTTCTCCGCCGAGCAGTGGGAGCACATGGACAAGGCGGTCTTTGGAACGAACGAGGAGGGCGAGCTGACGGCCGACTCGACGCTTCAGATCGATAGCTGGACCGACTACAGCGGCGAGATTCGAGGAGACCAGGATGTCCCTGCGATGACGATCGACCGACTCCTGTCAGCAGGGTTCGGAGTTCCGACGAGCCTCAACCGCTATATCTACGTCTCGCAGATGCGGAATGTGGACTTCGAGGCAGAGGTGTCGATGAATGGCCGGTCACGTGGTCGCCAGGACATGCCGGCGATCGGCCTCGATGGCGTCCCGCTGCCGATCTTCCACGCCGACTATGAGATCGACGCGCGTGAGTATCAGAATGCTCTGCAGTTCGGCGAGCCGTTCGACACCTCTGTAGGGACAGAGGCCCGCCGAGCTGTCAACCGAAAGGAGGAGGAAGTCCTCTGGGACGGCTGGGGCGGCAACATCGAGACCGATCGCGGCGTGTTCAGCCTTGACGGTCTCGACGAGGACAACGGGAAGGTCTTGACCGGCACGAGTGCTGGCTGGTCGACGGATGCAGCCAATGTCCTCGCGGACATGAAGACGATGATCGACGACCTTGAGCAGCAGGGAGCGAATAACAACAACGGGCCCATGCCGTCGGAGCTCGGTGC
The nucleotide sequence above comes from Halocatena marina. Encoded proteins:
- a CDS encoding AbrB/MazE/SpoVT family DNA-binding domain-containing protein: MVKVDSKGRIVLPQGIREDLGITPGTEVEIYEKDGKAIVEPEDDPEQIIERMEELIAGISADRQPIPYDELDPQSKDHVDTICRRQR
- a CDS encoding phage portal protein — protein: MSDNTEVVDEPEPETYELTAGQIEDMGARFAIMGALGQQFGGDRDLYDTFGWIKDPDIDDFYANYLRNPYARAVVDAPVATSWRGAPEIFDDAETDEQTEFESELETLVDEHRLWHYGERSDKLSGIGEYGILIIGFDDGASNFAEPVQQSNIDVGGLNWLRPLSQKSVKKIRFGEMGSGRWGRPIAYKIDLTDENDEEAVWVDDKERWIHWSRVAHMAEELLDDEVRGTPRQEPVLNPLTDIEKTLGSAAELAYRGADYGLHANVDPQYKLEDGGENLDAELFKFVHDLQPVIRTEGVDIEKLEGADIDPSPIINAEIEAISAQTGLPQSVLKGNETGERATTQDLKEWYGKISERREQFVTPTIVRQLIDRLVKFGVLPAPQGGQRAYTVEWPPLEEDSAQEIADVQVSRAEVIDYIANYVPSMDSGDIVEFVEEGDFPEIESEEVVTDVDESDPQVQQFMQQAFGPQEPQQNGEGQQPVEADD
- a CDS encoding helix-turn-helix transcriptional regulator; translated protein: MTSNDDVFRALADSTRRLILVELTDNSEQTLYELCTRLTMKHDVDMSRQGVSKHLDVLIEAGLVASTRRGKYKVLEFAGADQLKTVATWLDRLAENNTDTETEKR
- a CDS encoding VOC family protein, with the translated sequence MEITVTSVPVDDQQKALEFYTNVLGFEKKTDEPVGEASWLTVVGPNSHDGVELLLEPTQNPIVAEELEAYREALVTNGIPWTTFGCEDVEAEYERLSEQGVEFTQEPMTAGGVTTAVFDDTCGNLIQIHQQ
- a CDS encoding major capsid protein codes for the protein MSTADTATISDPQVFEAGASLTAQRALFNPVRTVREHALKQLRAQSVFSAEQWEHMDKAVFGTNEEGELTADSTLQIDSWTDYSGEIRGDQDVPAMTIDRLLSAGFGVPTSLNRYIYVSQMRNVDFEAEVSMNGRSRGRQDMPAIGLDGVPLPIFHADYEIDAREYQNALQFGEPFDTSVGTEARRAVNRKEEEVLWDGWGGNIETDRGVFSLDGLDEDNGKVLTGTSAGWSTDAANVLADMKTMIDDLEQQGANNNNGPMPSELGAMMFVPTQQWGIVTRADYETSATDEPIIDRVERKYPYVTLVPAPRLTAGHIIMLVRDTRYFGIANAQGITNTSWEVDGGMALRNKVISSRVPYVKEQPDSIYGIVRYTGAEA